The following proteins are encoded in a genomic region of Pseudodesulfovibrio mercurii:
- a CDS encoding LuxR C-terminal-related transcriptional regulator encodes MKNRSGEQRHYWDMLLAMEQEEDYFLERWSVRMEQAGYLEHTTAKRADCLLALSDFLAPMREHRDRGLANPDFPWLIRHEGEWGRPQIESARRHRMRGITADMYIGCFKTFIHSLVDVIEKLDGSYESKVQARRHVKLYGDALEVLFVRDWTRILPDLAAQKLDEANRLLTLEKCRYENILDASSELILVVGGDGRVTKANRAVQAVLEGRDVIGAPIWDVLSMEGQSMEDLLKYYPEGTSCEMNPFDEAVIYRMQINSIGSVSMASDEYMLMLSNITAHAAQRETLERVVSERTEALRREKEQLEEMNITLRNVLQSIDREREQLLGEVSAKVNNLVLPALERIENEDDAAIRKGYLTVAKDQLARLAPGSGGSDPLLLKLTHMETRVAQFIQAGHPSKEIAETLNISLETVQTHRKNIRRKLGLHGKSVSLYAHLKTLGLTA; translated from the coding sequence ATGAAGAACCGGTCGGGCGAGCAGCGGCACTACTGGGACATGCTCCTGGCCATGGAGCAGGAGGAGGACTATTTCCTGGAGCGCTGGTCCGTCCGCATGGAGCAGGCGGGCTACCTGGAGCACACCACGGCCAAGCGGGCGGACTGCCTCCTGGCCCTGTCCGACTTTCTGGCGCCCATGCGGGAGCACCGGGACCGGGGGCTGGCCAACCCGGACTTCCCCTGGCTCATCCGCCACGAGGGGGAGTGGGGCCGCCCGCAGATCGAGTCCGCCCGGCGGCACCGCATGCGCGGCATCACCGCCGACATGTACATCGGCTGCTTCAAGACCTTCATCCACAGCCTGGTGGACGTCATTGAGAAGCTGGACGGCTCCTACGAGAGCAAGGTCCAGGCGCGCCGCCACGTCAAGCTCTACGGCGACGCCCTGGAGGTCCTCTTCGTGCGCGACTGGACGCGCATCCTGCCGGACCTTGCCGCGCAGAAGCTGGACGAGGCCAACCGGTTGCTGACCCTGGAGAAGTGCCGCTACGAGAACATCCTGGACGCCTCGTCCGAGCTGATTCTGGTGGTCGGCGGCGACGGCCGCGTGACCAAGGCCAACCGGGCGGTCCAGGCCGTGCTGGAGGGACGGGACGTCATCGGCGCGCCCATCTGGGACGTTCTGTCCATGGAGGGGCAGTCCATGGAGGACCTGCTCAAGTACTACCCCGAGGGCACGTCCTGCGAGATGAACCCGTTCGACGAGGCCGTCATCTACCGCATGCAGATCAACTCCATCGGCAGCGTGTCCATGGCCAGCGACGAGTACATGCTCATGCTCAGCAACATCACGGCCCACGCGGCCCAGCGCGAGACCCTGGAGCGGGTGGTCTCCGAGCGGACCGAGGCCCTGCGCCGCGAAAAGGAGCAGCTCGAGGAGATGAACATCACCCTGCGCAACGTGCTCCAGTCCATCGACCGCGAGCGGGAGCAGCTCCTGGGCGAGGTCTCGGCCAAGGTCAACAACCTGGTCCTGCCCGCCCTGGAGCGGATCGAGAACGAGGACGACGCGGCCATCCGCAAGGGCTACCTGACCGTGGCCAAGGACCAGCTGGCGCGGCTCGCGCCCGGCAGCGGCGGCTCGGACCCGCTGCTCCTCAAGCTGACCCACATGGAGACCCGCGTGGCCCAGTTCATCCAGGCCGGGCACCCGTCCAAGGAGATCGCGGAGACCCTGAACATCTCCCTGGAGACCGTCCAGACCCACCGCAAGAACATCCGGCGCAAGCTCGGCCTGCACGGCAAGAGCGTCAGCCTGTACGCCCACCTCAAGACCTTGGGACTGACCGCCTGA
- a CDS encoding TorD/DmsD family molecular chaperone — translation MADQTDIRDQARALRDFFASRDATDLRRTALAVSGLFHRELAPDTDWTGAEYDFNRLFVGPMAVPAPPYASAYQVEPALMGGPTLDVREAYRALGLRVPDQGRTPDDHLAFELDLAAALPGPGEGAADDPVPAEVREWLMGEHLPGWVPAFIGAVEAQPDVSAPVRMAVAALGGWLESIRPPAGAGQA, via the coding sequence ATGGCGGACCAGACAGACATTCGTGACCAGGCGCGGGCCCTTCGGGACTTCTTCGCGTCGCGCGACGCAACGGACCTGAGGCGCACGGCGCTCGCCGTTTCCGGACTCTTTCACCGAGAGCTTGCGCCGGACACCGACTGGACCGGCGCGGAGTACGACTTCAACCGGCTCTTTGTCGGGCCCATGGCCGTCCCGGCCCCGCCCTACGCCTCGGCCTACCAGGTGGAGCCCGCGCTCATGGGCGGGCCGACCCTGGACGTGCGCGAGGCCTACCGCGCCCTGGGACTCCGAGTCCCGGACCAGGGGCGCACCCCGGACGATCACCTGGCCTTCGAGCTGGACCTGGCCGCGGCATTGCCGGGTCCTGGCGAGGGAGCGGCGGACGACCCGGTCCCGGCCGAGGTCCGGGAGTGGCTCATGGGCGAACACCTGCCCGGCTGGGTCCCGGCCTTCATCGGGGCCGTGGAGGCGCAGCCGGACGTGTCCGCGCCGGTGCGCATGGCCGTGGCGGCCCTGGGCGGCTGGCTCGAATCGATCCGGCCCCCGGCAGGGGCCGGCCAGGCATAG
- a CDS encoding molybdopterin-dependent oxidoreductase, whose translation MTKQRMFGRRRFLQGAAAAGAAAMLPCSLLVPDQARAAAFEEGDYQVFRNACPRNCYDTCSIKTYVRDGVVQFIEGAPESTFTKGGLCVKGYSYTRRPYSPDRVKYPMVQDGRRSGKWRRVSWDEALDMIARKMLQLKEEDGSLLGLGMTKYSGNFGITNYGVEGLMSSLGYTTRFVGTPCWPAGIDAQNYDMGNMWCNDPEDMVKARYIIVWGANPAWCSVHSMKYIMEAKRRGAKIVVVDPVFTQTAAKGDVFWQPRTASDGALALGMARHILDKGLVDEDFVRNHGLGFDEFADYLRNNVTVEWAAEQSGIPAREIMEVAEEFASADPATIWIGYGMQRHTNGGASVRSIDALVAMTGNIGKEGGGARYGHLQTWGFNYHALIQKQPEGSKGFLGGAAKGEFDFTSGSGASYTDRTVNINKTAQAILDTADPAIRMLWVSCKNPFGQDFDRPKLEKAFDKLEMVVTVDQFFNETVANSDIVLPVTTLFEEWTVNVSYWHYWLSINEQAIKPMFETKSNIEIAAALSGKMNELAPGSCTFPRDIDTKEWMEKEFNQSIYDMFGIDDWTALRNGPVKARLKSSAAWSDKTFATPSGKYEFKSELCAGNGHKALPEFKSGRENYDKFRLLTPHTKFGLHSQFVNLDWMHEYDKEPFIYMHPKAAAGKGIADLDTVRVFNKVGEQKARVKLTDNVAEDCLLMYEAWFGRGNDFNVQNLVDDESADMGAFKAGAPGVAIHDQFADIERA comes from the coding sequence ATGACGAAACAACGTATGTTCGGCAGACGGCGATTCCTGCAAGGGGCGGCCGCGGCGGGCGCGGCGGCCATGCTGCCGTGTTCCCTGCTGGTGCCCGATCAGGCCCGCGCGGCCGCTTTCGAGGAGGGCGACTACCAGGTCTTCCGCAACGCCTGCCCGCGCAACTGCTACGACACGTGCAGCATCAAGACCTACGTCAGGGACGGGGTCGTCCAGTTCATCGAGGGCGCGCCCGAGTCCACCTTCACCAAGGGCGGCCTGTGCGTGAAGGGCTACAGCTACACGCGGCGGCCCTACAGCCCGGACCGGGTCAAGTACCCCATGGTCCAGGACGGCCGCCGGTCCGGCAAGTGGCGGCGGGTGTCCTGGGACGAGGCCCTGGACATGATCGCCAGGAAGATGCTCCAGCTGAAAGAGGAGGACGGCAGCCTGCTCGGCCTGGGCATGACCAAGTATTCCGGCAATTTCGGCATCACCAACTACGGCGTGGAAGGGCTCATGTCCTCGCTCGGCTACACCACCCGCTTCGTGGGCACCCCGTGCTGGCCCGCGGGCATCGACGCCCAGAACTACGACATGGGCAACATGTGGTGCAACGACCCCGAGGACATGGTCAAGGCGCGCTATATCATCGTCTGGGGCGCGAACCCGGCCTGGTGTTCGGTCCACTCCATGAAATACATCATGGAGGCCAAGCGGCGCGGGGCCAAGATCGTGGTCGTGGACCCCGTCTTCACCCAGACCGCGGCCAAGGGCGACGTGTTCTGGCAGCCCCGGACCGCCTCGGACGGGGCGCTGGCCCTGGGCATGGCCCGGCACATCCTGGACAAGGGGCTGGTGGACGAGGACTTCGTCCGCAATCACGGCCTCGGCTTCGACGAGTTCGCCGACTACCTGCGCAACAACGTGACCGTTGAGTGGGCCGCCGAACAGTCCGGCATCCCGGCCCGCGAGATTATGGAGGTGGCCGAGGAGTTCGCCTCGGCCGACCCGGCGACCATCTGGATCGGCTACGGCATGCAGCGCCACACCAACGGCGGGGCGTCCGTGCGCTCCATCGACGCCCTGGTGGCCATGACCGGCAACATCGGCAAGGAGGGCGGCGGCGCGCGCTACGGCCATCTCCAGACCTGGGGCTTCAACTACCACGCCCTGATCCAGAAGCAGCCCGAGGGGTCCAAGGGATTCCTGGGAGGCGCGGCCAAGGGCGAGTTCGACTTCACCAGCGGCTCCGGGGCGAGCTACACCGACCGCACCGTGAACATCAACAAGACCGCCCAGGCCATCCTGGACACCGCGGACCCGGCCATCCGCATGCTCTGGGTCTCCTGCAAGAATCCCTTCGGCCAGGATTTCGACCGGCCCAAGCTGGAAAAGGCCTTCGACAAGCTGGAGATGGTCGTCACCGTGGACCAGTTCTTCAACGAGACCGTGGCCAACTCCGACATCGTCCTGCCGGTGACCACCCTGTTCGAGGAATGGACGGTCAACGTCTCCTACTGGCACTACTGGCTGTCCATCAACGAGCAGGCCATCAAGCCCATGTTCGAGACCAAGTCCAACATCGAGATCGCGGCGGCCCTGTCCGGGAAGATGAACGAGCTGGCCCCCGGCTCCTGCACCTTCCCCCGGGACATCGACACCAAGGAGTGGATGGAGAAGGAGTTCAACCAGTCCATCTACGACATGTTCGGCATCGACGACTGGACCGCCCTGCGCAACGGGCCGGTCAAGGCCAGGCTCAAGTCTTCGGCGGCGTGGAGCGACAAGACCTTCGCCACCCCGTCGGGCAAGTACGAGTTCAAGTCCGAACTGTGCGCCGGAAATGGACACAAGGCCCTGCCCGAGTTCAAGTCCGGGCGCGAGAACTACGACAAGTTCCGCCTGCTGACCCCGCACACCAAGTTCGGCCTGCACTCCCAGTTCGTCAACCTGGACTGGATGCACGAGTACGACAAGGAACCCTTCATCTACATGCACCCCAAGGCGGCCGCCGGGAAGGGCATCGCGGACCTGGACACGGTCCGGGTGTTCAACAAGGTGGGCGAGCAGAAGGCCAGGGTCAAGCTGACCGACAACGTGGCCGAGGACTGTCTGCTCATGTACGAGGCATGGTTCGGCCGGGGCAATGACTTCAACGTCCAGAACCTGGTGGACGACGAGTCCGCCGACATGGGCGCGTTCAAGGCCGGGGCTCCGGGCGTGGCCATCCACGACCAGTTCGCCGACATCGAGCGGGCGTAA
- a CDS encoding 4Fe-4S dicluster domain-containing protein, with translation MKKQYAFLVDTERCIGCFTCAMACRNYYHQVEGVVWRQVHPLSEEIYPHRERAFLSLSCNHCENPACLNVCPVEAYTKREDGVVVHHQEKCIGCGNCIRSCPYGAPKYNPVEKRAEKCSLCHERLDAGLKPACVQACPVEALQLIDLADFEETNEVQYPAGYPRMESLNPSTRFVLPQTPKMVRR, from the coding sequence ATGAAAAAGCAATACGCATTCCTGGTCGACACCGAGCGGTGCATCGGCTGCTTCACCTGCGCCATGGCCTGCCGCAACTACTACCATCAGGTGGAGGGCGTGGTCTGGCGTCAGGTCCACCCCCTGAGCGAGGAGATCTACCCCCACCGCGAGCGGGCCTTCCTGTCGCTCTCCTGTAACCACTGCGAGAACCCGGCCTGCCTGAACGTCTGCCCGGTGGAGGCGTACACCAAGCGGGAGGACGGCGTGGTCGTCCACCATCAGGAGAAGTGCATCGGCTGCGGCAACTGCATCCGCTCCTGTCCCTACGGCGCGCCCAAGTACAACCCGGTGGAGAAGCGCGCCGAGAAGTGCAGCCTGTGCCACGAGCGCCTGGACGCCGGGCTCAAGCCCGCCTGCGTGCAGGCCTGCCCCGTGGAGGCCCTGCAACTCATCGACCTGGCCGACTTCGAGGAGACCAACGAGGTCCAGTACCCGGCGGGCTACCCCCGGATGGAGAGTCTCAACCCGTCCACCCGGTTCGTCCTGCCCCAAACCCCCAAGATGGTCAGGAGGTAG
- a CDS encoding dimethyl sulfoxide reductase anchor subunit family protein, which translates to MQSMEIPLVLFTVFSQAAIGLTLMRVVRTTADGDGAESGDARSEWRLIAGLMILGMFGSLFHLGHPLSAPTALKHLGTAWLSREVLFAGLFTGVTVLAVLLAGKAGRPVLAWLGTLLGLGVIVSAGMTYAPPALPALNNALPFSFFLTSAVILGSGFGSWFAGSERAPLMTRIFTTALVVGLVLNLVAPCVWLSGGAVMRMTAQAWLGSGFYWAHVAVLIACLGVVWKFRTIPAGLPLLALLGELAGRAGFFADTIHAAANMGGLY; encoded by the coding sequence ATGCAATCCATGGAAATTCCGCTCGTCCTGTTCACCGTGTTCTCCCAGGCGGCCATCGGCCTGACCCTGATGCGCGTGGTCCGCACCACGGCCGACGGGGACGGGGCCGAGTCCGGCGACGCCCGCAGCGAATGGCGGCTCATCGCCGGGCTCATGATCCTGGGCATGTTCGGCTCCCTGTTCCACCTGGGCCATCCCCTGTCCGCGCCCACGGCCCTCAAGCACCTGGGCACGGCCTGGCTCAGCCGCGAGGTCTTGTTCGCCGGGCTGTTCACCGGCGTGACCGTGCTGGCCGTGCTCCTGGCGGGCAAGGCGGGCAGGCCCGTGCTGGCCTGGCTCGGCACGCTGCTCGGCCTGGGCGTCATCGTGTCAGCGGGCATGACCTACGCGCCACCGGCCCTGCCCGCCCTGAACAACGCCCTGCCGTTCAGCTTCTTCCTGACCTCGGCCGTGATCCTCGGCTCGGGCTTCGGCAGCTGGTTCGCGGGCAGCGAGCGCGCCCCGCTCATGACCCGCATCTTCACCACGGCCCTGGTGGTCGGCCTGGTCCTGAACCTGGTCGCCCCGTGCGTCTGGCTGTCGGGCGGCGCGGTCATGCGCATGACCGCCCAGGCCTGGCTGGGCTCGGGCTTCTATTGGGCGCACGTGGCCGTGCTGATCGCCTGCCTGGGCGTGGTCTGGAAGTTCCGGACCATCCCGGCCGGGCTGCCGCTCCTGGCCCTGCTCGGCGAACTGGCCGGACGCGCCGGGTTCTTCGCCGACACCATCCACGCCGCCGCCAACATGGGCGGCCTGTACTAG
- a CDS encoding sigma-54-dependent Fis family transcriptional regulator → MTLPISCAHKQRNAQLSYSNWKQFVEGKRLKNKNVDRALLDSWQRCKDMAVDPAPRSCWDFLPMNQLEQFTTTLEKICGEVESTAYEVIKGKGLLMTIVNADARVARTCGDMDVLREADKLNFGPGANWSESCVGTNAIGTALATGRPMQVFASEHFCESHHSWNCTAAPILDPRGNVWGCFDVSGPTSSDHSGAMDLVLHAARALEQNLSRLYCSELEGQMASLFSSMFNSVMTGVLFLNKSGRITSANNTAELLLCRPGGALRGRKAEELFDMGPYLAQAKNASLCEPVIVKCLVNPGLYIRVMPTFSASGAWLDTIVTVSETQRSRQFTTGPAASPRKPAEPEEVKGFEHVLHGSSAMRQVIRQAANAARTPSTILLTGESGTGKELFARGIHQAGPRAKQPFVAVNCGAFSEELVQSELFGYREGAFTGAVKRGRVGKFQKADKGVLFLDEISEMPMSQQVNLLRALEERAVVPVGGTSPLPVDVKILAATNKNLRELVDQGRFREDLYYRLNVVTIAIPPLRERGNDVTLLAEYHLRRLCDSFGIPCPAIAAETRELLAGHEWPGNVRELINCLEYAANNLTGDLLLPEHLPHYLLERTSGKAVSGNGHAKGKGFLLKQREANAIREALDFHDGNISKTAKALGIGRNTLYAKMERYHIEG, encoded by the coding sequence GTGACGCTGCCCATATCCTGCGCCCATAAACAGCGGAACGCCCAACTGAGTTACTCGAACTGGAAACAGTTCGTCGAAGGCAAACGCCTGAAAAACAAAAACGTGGACCGGGCCCTGCTGGACTCCTGGCAACGCTGCAAGGACATGGCCGTTGATCCGGCCCCGCGCAGCTGCTGGGACTTTCTGCCCATGAACCAGCTGGAGCAGTTCACCACCACCCTGGAAAAGATCTGCGGCGAGGTCGAATCCACGGCCTACGAGGTCATCAAGGGCAAGGGGCTGCTCATGACCATCGTCAACGCCGACGCCCGCGTGGCCCGCACCTGCGGCGACATGGACGTCCTGCGCGAGGCGGACAAGCTGAACTTCGGCCCCGGCGCCAACTGGTCCGAGTCCTGCGTGGGCACCAACGCCATCGGCACCGCCCTGGCCACGGGTCGCCCCATGCAGGTTTTCGCCTCGGAGCACTTCTGCGAGTCCCACCACAGCTGGAACTGCACCGCCGCTCCGATCCTGGACCCGCGCGGCAACGTCTGGGGTTGCTTCGACGTCTCCGGTCCGACCTCGTCCGACCACTCGGGCGCCATGGACCTGGTCCTGCACGCGGCCCGCGCCCTGGAACAGAACCTGAGCCGCCTCTATTGTTCCGAACTCGAAGGCCAGATGGCCTCCCTGTTCTCCTCCATGTTCAACTCGGTCATGACCGGCGTGCTGTTCCTGAACAAGTCCGGCAGGATCACCAGCGCCAACAACACCGCCGAGCTGCTCCTGTGCCGTCCCGGCGGCGCCCTGCGCGGCCGCAAGGCCGAGGAACTCTTCGACATGGGTCCGTACCTGGCCCAGGCCAAGAACGCCTCCCTGTGCGAGCCGGTCATCGTCAAGTGCCTGGTCAACCCCGGCCTGTACATCCGGGTCATGCCGACCTTCAGCGCCAGCGGCGCGTGGCTGGACACCATCGTCACGGTCAGCGAGACCCAGCGCTCCAGGCAGTTCACCACGGGTCCGGCCGCCTCGCCCCGCAAGCCTGCGGAGCCCGAGGAGGTCAAGGGCTTCGAGCACGTGCTCCACGGCAGCTCGGCCATGCGTCAGGTCATCCGCCAGGCGGCCAACGCAGCCCGGACCCCGTCCACGATCCTGCTGACCGGCGAGTCCGGCACCGGCAAGGAGCTGTTCGCACGGGGCATCCACCAGGCCGGTCCCAGGGCCAAACAGCCCTTCGTGGCCGTCAACTGCGGCGCGTTCTCCGAGGAGCTGGTCCAGAGCGAGCTGTTCGGCTACCGCGAGGGCGCCTTCACCGGCGCGGTCAAGCGCGGCCGGGTGGGCAAGTTCCAGAAGGCGGACAAGGGCGTGCTCTTCCTGGACGAAATCTCCGAAATGCCCATGTCCCAGCAGGTCAATCTGCTCCGGGCCCTGGAGGAGCGGGCCGTGGTCCCGGTGGGCGGCACCAGCCCCCTGCCCGTGGACGTGAAGATCCTGGCCGCCACCAACAAGAACCTGCGCGAGCTGGTGGACCAGGGGCGGTTCCGCGAGGACCTCTACTACCGGCTCAACGTGGTCACCATCGCCATCCCGCCCCTGCGGGAGCGCGGCAACGACGTGACCCTGCTGGCCGAGTACCACCTGAGGCGGCTGTGCGACTCCTTCGGCATCCCCTGCCCGGCCATCGCCGCCGAGACCAGGGAGCTGCTCGCCGGCCACGAATGGCCCGGCAACGTCCGCGAGCTGATCAACTGCCTGGAGTACGCGGCCAACAACCTGACCGGGGACCTGCTCCTGCCCGAGCACCTGCCCCACTACCTCCTGGAACGGACCAGCGGCAAGGCCGTCTCCGGCAACGGGCACGCCAAGGGCAAGGGCTTCCTGCTCAAGCAGCGCGAGGCCAACGCCATCCGCGAGGCCCTGGACTTCCACGACGGGAACATCAGCAAGACGGCCAAGGCGCTGGGCATCGGGCGCAACACCCTGTACGCCAAGATGGAGCGCTACCACATCGAGGGCTGA
- a CDS encoding 2-oxo acid dehydrogenase subunit E2 — MAHDVIMPKWGLTMKEGKVARWLKGEGDPVEAGEPLFEVETDKITNSVEAPASGVLAKIIVPEGDVAPIQAVLAIIAAPGEAVDASAPAGAAKPAAEAAPAAAADKPAAAAPAGDGKFVPAMPAARKLAKELGVDLSTVTGTGKDGKITAKDVQDAADSAYAGINASPKTIDFARKQGVDLSQVTGTGEDGKITKADILRAMNPSAAQPAAGPAPAKDTIVPMEGVRKLVADNMQASLQNAAQLTVFVELDVTEMVGLRAKLLERNKRNADYRVSYNDIIAYAVCRALKRHPVMNSTLQADGIHLHPHVNLGIAVSIDKGLIVPNVKEADTFGLEELKDKVRDAAGRARKGGLNMDEITGGTFTISNVSMLGVDGFTPILNPPETGILGVGRIVEKPAVHNGEIVARQMMTLSLTFNHMTTDGAPAMAFLRELGDMLEMPGLMIV, encoded by the coding sequence ATGGCTCATGATGTGATTATGCCCAAGTGGGGCCTGACCATGAAAGAAGGTAAGGTCGCACGCTGGCTCAAGGGCGAAGGGGACCCGGTCGAAGCCGGGGAGCCTCTGTTCGAAGTCGAGACCGACAAGATCACCAACTCGGTCGAGGCGCCCGCCAGCGGCGTCCTGGCCAAAATCATCGTCCCCGAGGGGGACGTGGCCCCGATCCAGGCCGTTTTGGCCATCATCGCCGCCCCGGGCGAAGCCGTCGATGCGTCGGCTCCCGCCGGTGCGGCCAAACCCGCGGCCGAAGCGGCCCCCGCCGCCGCTGCCGACAAGCCCGCCGCCGCTGCCCCGGCCGGGGACGGCAAGTTCGTTCCGGCCATGCCCGCAGCGCGCAAGCTGGCCAAGGAACTGGGCGTGGACCTGTCCACGGTGACCGGTACCGGCAAGGACGGCAAGATCACCGCCAAGGACGTCCAGGACGCCGCTGATTCCGCCTACGCCGGGATCAACGCCAGCCCCAAGACCATTGACTTCGCCCGCAAGCAGGGCGTGGACCTCAGCCAGGTGACCGGCACCGGCGAGGACGGCAAGATCACCAAGGCGGACATCCTGCGGGCCATGAACCCGTCGGCCGCCCAGCCCGCCGCCGGGCCTGCGCCCGCCAAGGACACCATCGTGCCCATGGAAGGCGTGCGCAAGCTCGTCGCGGACAACATGCAGGCCAGCCTGCAGAACGCGGCCCAGCTGACCGTGTTCGTCGAGCTCGACGTCACCGAGATGGTCGGCCTGCGCGCCAAGCTGCTCGAGCGCAACAAGCGCAACGCGGACTACCGTGTGTCGTACAACGACATCATCGCCTACGCCGTGTGCCGCGCACTGAAGCGTCACCCGGTCATGAACTCCACCCTCCAGGCGGACGGCATCCATCTGCATCCGCACGTCAATCTCGGCATCGCCGTGTCCATCGACAAGGGGCTCATCGTGCCCAACGTCAAGGAAGCGGACACCTTCGGCCTGGAAGAACTCAAGGACAAGGTTCGCGACGCGGCCGGTCGGGCTCGCAAGGGCGGCCTGAACATGGACGAGATCACGGGCGGCACCTTCACCATCAGCAACGTGAGCATGCTCGGCGTGGACGGTTTCACGCCCATCCTCAATCCGCCGGAGACCGGCATCCTGGGCGTCGGCCGCATCGTCGAGAAGCCCGCGGTGCACAACGGCGAGATCGTCGCGCGCCAGATGATGACCCTGTCCCTGACCTTCAACCATATGACCACGGATGGGGCTCCGGCCATGGCCTTCCTGCGCGAGCTGGGAGACATGCTGGAAATGCCCGGCCTGATGATCGTCTAG
- a CDS encoding Lin0512 family protein has protein sequence MALKRFAIELGYAADLHGEDMTKAAVRAVRDAVSRICLCGIVEICGRDQFQGVHVHADVAVPNPDGVDRDAVLACIPIGEKTLTVVPGGMSVPGIEVPCFAPGVSNIVAACAALTVSIETDLAAGADGSKNQACGCAAKAK, from the coding sequence ATGGCGCTGAAACGGTTTGCTATCGAACTCGGCTATGCCGCCGACCTGCACGGCGAGGACATGACCAAGGCCGCCGTCAGGGCGGTGCGCGACGCCGTGTCCCGCATATGCCTGTGCGGCATCGTGGAGATCTGCGGCCGTGATCAATTCCAGGGTGTGCACGTCCACGCGGACGTGGCCGTTCCGAATCCCGACGGCGTGGACCGCGACGCGGTGCTCGCCTGCATCCCCATCGGCGAAAAGACCCTGACCGTGGTCCCCGGCGGCATGAGCGTGCCGGGCATCGAGGTCCCCTGTTTCGCCCCGGGCGTGAGCAACATCGTCGCGGCCTGTGCGGCCCTGACCGTCTCCATCGAGACGGACCTGGCCGCGGGAGCGGATGGATCGAAAAACCAGGCCTGCGGATGCGCCGCCAAGGCCAAATAA
- a CDS encoding thiamine pyrophosphate-dependent dehydrogenase E1 component subunit alpha, with product MALSKKTLVHMYETMNKIRLFEQKLQEFFAAGEIPGFVHLYIGEEAVATGACSALTDADMITSTHRGHGHLLAKGGDLKLMMAEIFGRSTGYCKGKGGSMHIADLNLGILGANGIVGGGGPLAVGSALASKYKQTKDVTVCFFGDGASNQGTTQEALNAASAWKLPLVFVNENNGYGISCPQCKSMAVVDIADRAAAYDMPGVVVDGNDVLAVYEAVTEAVKRARKGEGPSLIECKTYRWRGHFEGDACTYRCTEELEEWMAKDPIPRFEAKLVEGKTLTQNEADKIKESIAKDIDEAVAFAKESPMPKTSALMDDVYA from the coding sequence ATGGCTCTCAGCAAGAAGACATTGGTTCACATGTACGAAACCATGAACAAAATTCGTTTGTTCGAGCAGAAGCTCCAGGAATTCTTCGCCGCCGGCGAGATTCCGGGTTTCGTGCACCTCTATATCGGTGAGGAAGCCGTGGCCACCGGCGCCTGCTCGGCCCTGACCGACGCGGACATGATCACCTCCACCCACCGCGGCCACGGCCACCTGCTGGCCAAGGGCGGCGACCTGAAGCTGATGATGGCCGAAATCTTCGGCCGCTCCACCGGCTACTGCAAGGGCAAGGGCGGCTCCATGCACATCGCGGACCTCAACCTCGGCATCCTCGGCGCCAACGGCATCGTGGGCGGCGGCGGTCCCCTGGCCGTGGGCTCGGCCCTGGCCTCGAAATACAAGCAGACCAAGGACGTGACCGTCTGCTTCTTCGGCGACGGCGCCTCCAACCAGGGCACCACCCAGGAAGCCCTGAACGCGGCCTCCGCCTGGAAGCTGCCCCTGGTCTTCGTCAACGAGAACAACGGCTACGGCATCTCCTGCCCGCAGTGCAAGTCCATGGCCGTGGTCGACATCGCCGACCGCGCCGCCGCCTATGACATGCCCGGCGTGGTGGTGGACGGCAACGACGTGCTGGCCGTGTACGAGGCCGTCACCGAGGCCGTCAAGCGCGCCCGCAAGGGCGAGGGCCCCTCGCTCATCGAGTGCAAGACCTACCGCTGGCGCGGCCACTTCGAGGGCGACGCCTGCACCTACCGCTGCACCGAGGAACTGGAAGAGTGGATGGCCAAGGATCCCATCCCCCGGTTCGAGGCCAAGCTTGTCGAGGGCAAGACCCTGACTCAGAACGAAGCGGACAAGATCAAGGAAAGCATCGCCAAGGACATCGACGAAGCCGTGGCCTTCGCCAAGGAAAGCCCGATGCCCAAGACCAGCGCGCTCATGGACGACGTCTACGCCTAG